Proteins encoded in a region of the Aythya fuligula isolate bAytFul2 chromosome 13, bAytFul2.pri, whole genome shotgun sequence genome:
- the GJB1 gene encoding gap junction beta-1 protein, with the protein MNWAGLYAVLSGVNRHSTAIGRIWLSVIFIFRIMVLVVAAESVWGDEKSAFTCNTQQPGCNSVCYDHFFPISHIRLWALQLILVTTPALLVAMHVAYQQHQEKKLLMMTGHGDAKHLEEVKKHKIRIAGSLWWTYVFSVVFRLLFEAVFMYIFYMIYPGYQMVRLVKCEAYPCPNTVDCFISRPTEKTIFTVFMLVTSSICIVLNMAELVYLVVRACARRSRHNSNPSSGKGSFYGHKLSEYKQNEINQLLTEQDGSLKDMLRRNPGLQEKGDRCSAC; encoded by the coding sequence ATGAACTGGGCCGGCCTCTACGCGGTGCTGAGCGGGGTGAACCGCCACTCCACGGCCATCGGGCGCATCTGGCTCTCCGTCATCTTCATCTTCAGGATaatggtgctggtggtggcagcCGAGAGCGTCTGGGGGGACGAGAAGTCCGCCTTCACCTGCAACAcgcagcagccaggctgcaaCAGCGTCTGCTACGACCACTTCTTCCCCATCTCGCACATCCGCCTGTGGGCCCTGCAGCTCATCCTCGTCACCAcgccagccctgctggtggccATGCACGTGGCctaccagcagcaccaggagaagAAGCTGCTGATGATGACGGGGCACGGGGACGCCAAGCACCTGGAGGAGGTGAAGAAGCACAAGATCCGCATCGCGGGCTCGCTGTGGTGGACGTATGTCTTCAGCGTGGTCTTCAGGCTGCTCTTCGAGGCGGTCTTCATGTACATCTTCTACATGATCTACCCGGGCTACCAGATGGTGCGGCTGGTCAAGTGCGAGGCCTACCCCTGCCCCAACACCGTCGACTGCTTCATCTCGCGGCCCACCGAGAAGACCATCTTCACCGTCTTCATGCTGGTCACCTCCAGCATCTGCATCGTGCTCAACATGGCCGAGCTGGTCTACCTGGTGGTGCGGGCCTGCGCCCGCCGGAGCCGGCACAACTCCAACCCCTCGTCGGGGAAGGGCTCCTTCTACGGCCACAAGCTCTCCGAGTACAAGCAGAACGAGATCAACCAGCTGCTGACGGAGCAGGACGGCTCCCTCAAGGACATGCTGCGCCGCAACCCCGGGCTGCAGGAGAAGGGCGACCGCTGCTCCGCCTGCTAA
- the LOC116494243 gene encoding gap junction alpha-3 protein-like, with protein sequence MGDWSLLGRLLESTQEHSTVVGKVWLTVLFVFRILVLGAAAERVWGDELAGFSCDTQQPGCQNACYDSTFPLSHLRFWVLQIIFVSTPSLVYLGHILHLVHLEEKAQQRAVARAGSGARRQRPGQPPLHRGDMRGRVQMRGAILRTYVCNVVFKALFEMGFIAGQYALYGFELKPLYTCSRWPCPNTVNCYISRPTEKTIFILFMLGVACVSLLLNLVEIYHLGFTKCRQGPRPRSQVLPGPGGPTEPRSARVALPGGGSLAEASGPHRGLAPLGKAGVWLGVASGSRGKAHVGDLAV encoded by the coding sequence ATGGGGGACTGGAGcctgctggggaggctgctggagagcaCCCAGGAGCACTCCACGGTGGTGGGGAAGGTGTGGCTCACCGTCCTCTTCGTCTTCCGCAtcctggtgctgggggcggCCGCCGAACGGGTCTGGGGCGACGAGCTGGCTGGCTTCTCCTGCGACACGCAGCAGCCCGGCTGCCAGAACGCCTGCTACGACAGCaccttccccctctcccacctccGCTTCTGGGTCCTGCAGATCATCTTCGTCTCCACCCCCAGCCTCGTGTACCTGGGACACATCCTGCACCTGGTGCACCTGGAGGAGAAGGCGCAGCAGCGAGCGGTGGCacgggctggcagcggggccaggcggcagcgccccgggcagcccccgctCCACAGGGGGGACATGCGGGGCCGGGTCCAGATGCGGGGGGCCATCCTGAGGACGTACGTCTGCAACGTTGTCTTCAAGGCTCTCTTTGAGATGGGCTTCATCGCGGGTCAGTACGCCTTGTACGGGTTTGAGCTGAAGCCCCTCTACACCTGCAGCCGCTGGCCCTGCCCCAACACCGTCAACTGCTACATCTCCCGGCCCACCGAGAAGACCATCTTCATCCTCTTCATGCTGGGGGTGGCCTGCGTGTCCCTGCTGCTCAACCTGGTGGAGATCTACCACCTGGGCTTCACCAAGTGCCGGCAAGGGCCACGTCCCAGGTCCCAAGTCCTGCCCGGCCCCGGTGGCCCTACGGAGCCCCGCAGCGCCCGTGTCGCCTTGCCTGGTGGTGGCAGCCTCGCGGAGGCCAGCGGACCCCACCGCGGCCTGGCACCCCTGGGGAAGGCTGGTGTGTGGCTGGGGGTGGCCAGCGGGTCCCGCGGGAAGGCGCATGTGGGGGACTTGGCGGTGTGA